A window from Variovorax sp. PBL-E5 encodes these proteins:
- a CDS encoding cupin domain-containing protein, whose protein sequence is MSTDPITHHFGGGVYIKESLVPAGAVLVQHKHAHDHLSYLVSGSVLVLVDGEMRRLDAPACLKIVAGKHHGVRALTAATWLCIHATDCTDARDVDEVLIQPSDEDLHAMARSML, encoded by the coding sequence ATGAGCACCGATCCGATCACCCATCACTTCGGTGGCGGCGTCTACATCAAGGAATCGCTCGTGCCTGCCGGTGCGGTGCTGGTGCAGCACAAGCACGCGCACGATCATCTGAGCTATCTGGTGAGCGGCTCCGTGCTGGTGCTGGTCGACGGCGAGATGCGGCGGTTGGATGCTCCCGCATGCCTGAAGATCGTTGCCGGCAAGCACCACGGCGTGCGCGCGCTGACGGCGGCGACGTGGCTATGCATCCATGCAACTGACTGCACGGATGCGCGCGATGTCGACGAGGTGCTGATCCAGCCGAGCGACGAAGACCTGCACGCGATGGCCAGGAGCATGTTGTGA
- a CDS encoding translocation/assembly module TamB domain-containing protein — protein sequence MNDDAVAKPTPPAPVPEVRRSRARRAWLALAWSLAGLVALVLVLAAGAWWWLGSNQSLAYALTQAARHLPAGQSLESRDVTGSLRAGGHIGWLRWQGPGLAVEVHDARIGWELAPLLQRKVQLGEVHAAQVAIERRGPPSDKPVEPLEPIVLPVEVELPFRIDELRWAGPPALQATGLAGHYRYADAQHQLDVTGVDIADGHYAAHVKLQGPAPMALDAALDGRVRAPLAKDRSIDVLAEATLKGTLATSAARLAATAQLKPVDESAEAPMQAQLQANIAPWLPQPVIDAKADLRNVDLARLWPQAPATLLSGEIEAGPDAGSTPGGPQVWQASADIRNALPGPWDTAKLPIEQVEARASFDGTNWDIPEATVRAGGGRIEAEGRWSPAPAPWQARATIEGVRPGALHTELAGAPVNGRIRAEQRAEALMFDLALQAEGGAGSAALQGLRLDRAVAEGQWEKQVLDLRALHIDAAHASLDGKLQLRVAEQAGSGDLNLVLPGGKAQVHGRIAPASGGGNIKAQVDDAVALQRWVEGLPGLENVFTGATAQGNARLDASWQGGWQAVQRRLQNATEPAARPAAEPTLQATLAVPRLDVRLPPPASGAATALRLNGVHAELSGSLAQATLALKGEASSGTQKITLDTRASGGLERARQWRAAVASLRVQAQDSTRPGPWTLELSRALSATVRTVPGNAPRLEVEASAAAATLRGPAPGTVRIDWEPLRFSRSGAATSHAFRLQSKGRLQGLPMAWAEALGGNSALAEAGISGDLLFDGDWDIDAGDTLRARARLTRQSGDIRVQAGEAALVTRITSHGTGTASERSMNAASEGLSTPAGLRQAELTLDAEGDTVRAKLAWDSERAGTIQAEASTHVLQHAGGWQWAPDAPLAGHVAARLPNLGVWSILAPPGWRVAGTLQADATLSGSRAAPRWNGTLGADQLALRALVEGLDLRDGKLRASLSGDHVEITEFTLKGGAGSQVRIAGQSGNRSTGASEAASDGGTLSARGQLSWASMSPASAGSGLRMDLQAQVRALRVLVRTDRQVTLSGDLQARLESGQFTVRGNLKTDRAVIILPDETAPSLGSDVFVHSAAKDREAEQETRRQTARDETQAARAQTAKPFDVAVTFDLGDDFAVQGRGITTRLEGKLDIRSNSLDAPPRITGEVKTVKGQYRAYGQQLDVETGLARFNGPFDNPQLDILAIRPNITQRAGVQISGTAQSPRVRLYSEPSLSDAETLSWVVLGRASAASGGESLLMQQAALALLSGLGKGSSGGGLASRFGLDEVGFKGPGSGGDLRESAVTLGKRLARDFYLTYERSLSGTLGTLFIFYDLTTRLTLRAQAGQQSGIDLIYTVKYD from the coding sequence ATGAACGACGATGCCGTTGCCAAGCCCACGCCGCCCGCGCCTGTGCCGGAGGTGCGCCGTTCGCGTGCCCGCCGCGCCTGGCTCGCCCTTGCCTGGAGTCTCGCCGGGCTGGTCGCGCTGGTGCTCGTGCTCGCGGCCGGCGCCTGGTGGTGGCTGGGCTCCAACCAGTCGCTGGCCTACGCGCTGACACAGGCCGCGCGCCATCTGCCCGCCGGCCAATCGCTGGAAAGCCGCGACGTGACGGGCTCGCTGAGGGCCGGCGGCCACATCGGCTGGCTGCGCTGGCAAGGCCCCGGCCTCGCGGTCGAAGTGCACGACGCGCGCATCGGCTGGGAGCTGGCGCCGCTGCTCCAGCGCAAGGTCCAGCTCGGCGAGGTGCATGCGGCCCAGGTGGCCATCGAACGCCGCGGGCCGCCCTCGGACAAGCCCGTCGAACCGCTCGAACCCATCGTGCTGCCGGTCGAGGTCGAGCTGCCGTTCCGCATCGACGAACTGCGCTGGGCCGGCCCGCCTGCGCTGCAGGCGACCGGCCTCGCCGGACACTACCGCTACGCCGACGCGCAGCACCAGCTCGACGTGACGGGCGTCGACATTGCGGACGGCCACTACGCCGCGCACGTCAAGCTGCAAGGCCCGGCACCGATGGCGCTCGACGCAGCGCTCGACGGGCGCGTGCGCGCCCCGCTGGCGAAAGACCGCAGCATCGACGTGCTGGCCGAGGCCACCCTCAAGGGCACGCTCGCCACATCCGCGGCGCGGCTCGCGGCGACGGCGCAACTGAAGCCCGTGGACGAAAGCGCCGAGGCGCCGATGCAAGCGCAGTTGCAGGCGAACATCGCGCCCTGGCTGCCGCAGCCCGTGATCGATGCCAAGGCCGACCTGCGCAACGTCGACCTCGCCCGACTCTGGCCGCAGGCGCCCGCGACGCTGCTGAGCGGCGAGATCGAAGCCGGCCCCGACGCCGGCAGCACGCCCGGTGGCCCCCAGGTCTGGCAGGCCAGCGCCGACATCCGCAATGCCCTGCCCGGCCCCTGGGACACGGCGAAACTCCCGATCGAACAGGTCGAGGCACGCGCGAGCTTCGACGGCACGAACTGGGACATCCCCGAGGCCACCGTGCGGGCCGGCGGCGGACGCATCGAGGCCGAAGGACGGTGGAGTCCCGCGCCCGCACCGTGGCAGGCGCGCGCGACGATCGAGGGCGTGCGTCCCGGCGCGCTCCACACCGAACTCGCAGGCGCGCCGGTGAACGGCCGCATCCGCGCCGAACAACGCGCCGAAGCCCTGATGTTCGACCTCGCGCTCCAGGCCGAGGGCGGTGCCGGCAGCGCGGCACTGCAGGGTCTGCGGCTCGACCGCGCGGTGGCCGAGGGCCAGTGGGAGAAGCAGGTGCTCGACCTGCGTGCGCTGCACATCGACGCCGCGCACGCCAGCCTCGACGGCAAGCTGCAGCTGCGCGTGGCCGAGCAGGCCGGCAGCGGCGACCTGAACCTCGTCCTTCCGGGCGGCAAGGCGCAGGTGCACGGCCGCATCGCACCCGCCTCGGGCGGCGGGAACATCAAGGCGCAGGTCGACGATGCCGTCGCCCTGCAGCGCTGGGTCGAAGGCCTGCCCGGCCTCGAGAATGTGTTCACGGGTGCGACGGCGCAAGGCAATGCACGGCTCGATGCCAGCTGGCAAGGCGGATGGCAGGCGGTGCAGCGGCGCCTGCAGAACGCGACGGAGCCCGCCGCGCGCCCTGCGGCCGAGCCCACGCTGCAGGCCACGCTCGCGGTGCCGCGACTCGATGTGCGGCTGCCGCCGCCAGCGTCGGGCGCCGCGACCGCGCTGCGGTTGAACGGCGTGCACGCGGAACTGTCGGGCAGCCTGGCCCAGGCGACGCTGGCGCTGAAGGGCGAGGCATCGAGCGGCACGCAGAAGATCACGCTCGACACCCGGGCCAGCGGCGGCCTCGAGCGCGCCCGGCAATGGCGCGCGGCCGTCGCCAGCCTGCGCGTGCAGGCGCAGGACAGCACGCGGCCCGGCCCCTGGACGCTGGAGCTGAGCCGCGCCCTCAGCGCCACGGTGCGCACCGTACCCGGCAACGCACCTCGGCTGGAGGTCGAGGCCTCCGCTGCGGCCGCGACGTTGCGCGGCCCCGCGCCCGGCACCGTCCGCATCGATTGGGAACCGCTGCGTTTCAGCCGGAGCGGCGCCGCCACCAGCCACGCCTTCCGCCTGCAATCGAAAGGTCGCCTGCAGGGCTTGCCGATGGCCTGGGCCGAAGCGCTCGGCGGCAACTCGGCGCTGGCCGAGGCCGGCATCAGCGGCGACCTGCTGTTCGATGGCGATTGGGACATCGATGCCGGCGACACGCTGCGCGCCCGCGCCCGGCTCACGCGCCAGAGCGGAGACATCCGCGTGCAGGCCGGCGAAGCGGCGCTGGTCACGCGCATCACCAGCCACGGCACCGGCACGGCGAGCGAACGCAGCATGAATGCGGCGTCGGAGGGCCTCAGCACGCCGGCCGGCCTGCGCCAGGCGGAACTGACGCTCGACGCCGAAGGCGACACGGTGCGTGCCAAGCTGGCCTGGGACAGCGAACGCGCCGGCACCATCCAGGCGGAGGCCAGCACGCACGTGTTGCAGCATGCGGGCGGCTGGCAATGGGCGCCCGATGCGCCGCTCGCCGGCCATGTCGCGGCACGGCTGCCCAACCTCGGCGTGTGGTCGATCCTCGCGCCGCCCGGCTGGCGCGTCGCCGGCACGCTGCAGGCCGACGCCACGCTCTCGGGCAGCCGCGCTGCGCCGCGCTGGAACGGCACGCTGGGCGCCGACCAGCTGGCGCTGCGCGCGCTGGTCGAAGGGCTGGACCTGCGCGACGGGAAACTGCGCGCCTCGCTGTCGGGCGACCATGTCGAGATCACCGAATTCACGCTCAAGGGCGGCGCCGGCAGCCAGGTCCGCATCGCGGGCCAGAGCGGCAACCGCAGCACCGGGGCCAGCGAAGCCGCGAGCGACGGCGGCACGCTCTCGGCGCGCGGCCAGCTCTCGTGGGCGTCGATGTCGCCCGCGAGCGCCGGCTCGGGCCTGCGCATGGACCTGCAGGCCCAGGTGCGCGCGTTGCGCGTGCTGGTGCGCACCGACCGCCAGGTCACGCTCTCGGGCGATCTGCAAGCCAGATTGGAGAGCGGCCAGTTCACCGTGCGCGGCAACCTCAAGACCGACCGCGCCGTGATCATCCTGCCCGACGAGACCGCACCCAGCCTCGGCAGCGACGTCTTCGTGCACTCGGCGGCGAAAGACCGCGAAGCCGAACAGGAAACCCGGCGCCAGACCGCGCGCGACGAAACCCAGGCGGCCAGGGCGCAGACCGCCAAGCCCTTCGACGTCGCCGTGACCTTCGATCTCGGCGACGATTTCGCGGTGCAGGGACGCGGCATCACCACGCGCCTGGAGGGCAAGCTCGACATCCGCAGCAACTCGCTCGACGCGCCGCCGCGCATCACCGGCGAGGTGAAGACCGTCAAGGGCCAGTACCGCGCCTACGGCCAGCAGCTGGACGTGGAAACGGGCCTGGCGCGCTTCAACGGCCCGTTCGACAACCCGCAGCTCGACATCCTGGCGATCCGTCCCAACATCACGCAGCGCGCCGGCGTCCAGATCAGCGGCACCGCGCAATCGCCGCGCGTGCGCTTGTATTCCGAGCCTTCGCTGTCGGACGCGGAGACGCTGTCATGGGTCGTGCTGGGCCGTGCATCGGCCGCCAGCGGCGGCGAGTCGCTGCTGATGCAGCAGGCCGCGCTGGCGCTGCTCAGTGGCCTCGGCAAGGGCAGTTCCGGCGGCGGGCTCGCCAGCCGCTTCGGGCTCGACGAGGTCGGCTTCAAGGGGCCGGGCAGCGGCGGTGATCTGCGCGAATCGGCGGTCACGCTCGGCAAGCGGCTGGCGCGGGATTTCTATCTCACCTACGAGCGCAGCCTGTCGGGCACCCTGGGCACCCTCTTCATCTTCTACGACCTGACCACCCGGCTGACGCTGCGCGCGCAGGCAGGCCAGCAAAGCGGCATCGACCTGATCTACACGGTCAAGTACGACTGA
- a CDS encoding SU10 major capsid protein gives MAQPANVFDRYDVNNSVREDLIDKIYNVSPEEVPVTTNFGRGTATNTLHEWQRDALAAPNKDNAIIDGNDFSADALVGTDRVGNYCQIFAAQPAVTRRANIVKKAGQGKSMAYQKAKRMKEVKRDIEAAVLSPNPAVGGNSSTASKLGGLGVLIYSNVSHGAGGSTTAHNSGAPTVAPVAGTPRTFTETLLKTVAQAAYTASGKVPPQAVMSPNHKVTFSTFAGIAVNRYQVSKKEQGRIIGGADVYMSDFGEMEIVPHYIMVGASTVYLIDPEHGELSFLDGFRSEEMGKTGDSEKVLVTADVTLTVDAEKAHGKIADLTP, from the coding sequence ATGGCACAACCCGCAAACGTGTTCGACCGGTACGACGTGAACAACTCCGTTCGCGAAGACCTGATCGACAAGATCTACAACGTGTCGCCGGAAGAAGTTCCGGTCACGACCAACTTCGGCCGCGGCACTGCGACCAACACGCTGCACGAGTGGCAGCGCGACGCGCTCGCCGCGCCGAACAAGGACAACGCGATCATCGACGGCAATGACTTCTCGGCCGATGCCCTGGTTGGCACCGATCGGGTCGGCAACTACTGTCAGATCTTCGCGGCGCAACCCGCTGTCACTCGTCGCGCGAACATCGTCAAGAAGGCCGGCCAAGGCAAATCCATGGCCTACCAGAAGGCGAAGCGCATGAAGGAAGTGAAGCGCGACATCGAGGCAGCGGTGCTGTCGCCGAACCCTGCCGTCGGCGGCAACAGCTCGACCGCATCGAAGCTCGGCGGTCTTGGCGTGCTGATCTACAGCAACGTCTCCCACGGCGCTGGCGGTTCGACCACGGCGCACAACTCGGGCGCCCCGACCGTGGCGCCCGTCGCCGGCACGCCGCGCACCTTCACGGAAACGCTCCTGAAGACCGTGGCGCAGGCGGCCTACACTGCAAGCGGCAAGGTGCCTCCGCAGGCCGTGATGTCGCCGAACCACAAGGTGACCTTCTCGACCTTCGCAGGCATCGCGGTCAACCGCTACCAGGTCAGCAAGAAGGAGCAGGGTCGGATCATCGGCGGCGCGGACGTGTACATGTCCGACTTCGGCGAGATGGAGATCGTGCCGCACTACATCATGGTCGGCGCCAGCACCGTCTACCTGATCGACCCCGAGCACGGCGAGCTGTCCTTCCTGGATGGCTTCCGGTCGGAGGAAATGGGCAAGACCGGCGACTCGGAGAAGGTGCTGGTCACTGCCGACGTGACGCTGACCGTCGATGCCGAGAAGGCGCACGGCAAGATCGCCGACCTGACCCCGTAA
- a CDS encoding aspartyl/asparaginyl beta-hydroxylase domain-containing protein, translated as MKRDDIPDLVEAPAGYAPIRLMWQGLNVEPMRAALAAHPELWNQRTERTAPEGSPHHGLDDIWPRFADPATMREDGSHDSVWYPAADLLPVREIVFPLMAGVRGERLGGVLITRIQPGRTCRPHTDPGWHARFYEKFAVQIEAAPEQAFHFAGHTLVTKPGDVYWFDNAYTHWVTNDSQRDRITLIVCIRTERK; from the coding sequence GTGAAGCGCGACGACATCCCCGACCTGGTCGAGGCGCCGGCCGGCTACGCGCCGATCAGGCTGATGTGGCAGGGGCTCAACGTCGAGCCGATGCGCGCGGCGCTCGCGGCCCATCCCGAGCTCTGGAACCAGCGCACCGAGCGCACGGCGCCCGAGGGCTCGCCGCATCACGGCCTGGATGACATTTGGCCGCGCTTCGCTGATCCGGCCACGATGCGCGAGGACGGCTCACACGATTCCGTGTGGTATCCGGCGGCCGACCTGCTTCCCGTGCGCGAGATCGTCTTCCCCCTGATGGCCGGCGTGCGCGGCGAACGCCTGGGTGGCGTGCTGATCACGCGCATCCAGCCGGGCCGAACCTGCAGGCCGCACACGGATCCGGGATGGCATGCCCGGTTCTACGAAAAGTTCGCAGTGCAGATCGAGGCCGCTCCCGAGCAGGCCTTCCACTTCGCCGGCCACACGCTGGTGACGAAGCCCGGCGATGTCTATTGGTTCGACAACGCCTACACGCACTGGGTCACCAACGACAGCCAGCGCGACCGGATCACTCTCATCGTGTGCATTCGCACGGAAAGGAAATAG
- a CDS encoding tail fiber protein, producing MALITTLAACNTNPALNGPDGTTDLPSTLDDAIRLALSFIAQLRDGAGIPTGMVSAFAGSIAPIGWIRMNGALISRTTYPNLFAFATAQGLVSEATWNANMQGCFSVGDGSTTFRLPDTRGTMIRDLDESRGIDASRLLGSYQVDRNAAHTHSVSDPTHTHGVSDPTHTHSMDAQGNHQHSVDQFASVFAGNIFAGAVPLYSPGASATGVAGLHAHNIFGAATGISLFGAATGISVVSSGGDGVPKNYAFPHFIKY from the coding sequence ATGGCCCTCATCACGACCCTCGCGGCTTGCAACACCAATCCAGCGCTGAATGGCCCGGACGGCACGACAGATCTTCCTTCAACGCTCGACGATGCGATCCGCCTCGCGCTCAGCTTCATCGCCCAGCTGCGCGACGGCGCCGGTATCCCGACCGGCATGGTGTCGGCATTCGCCGGCTCGATAGCGCCGATCGGCTGGATTCGTATGAATGGCGCGCTGATCTCGCGCACCACCTACCCGAACCTCTTCGCTTTTGCGACCGCGCAAGGGTTGGTAAGCGAGGCGACTTGGAACGCCAACATGCAAGGGTGTTTCTCGGTTGGCGATGGCTCGACGACGTTCCGCCTGCCCGACACGCGCGGCACGATGATCCGCGATCTCGACGAGAGCCGCGGCATCGACGCTTCGCGCTTGCTCGGCAGCTACCAGGTCGATCGGAACGCGGCGCACACGCACAGTGTCAGCGACCCAACCCATACGCATGGGGTATCCGACCCGACCCACACGCATTCGATGGATGCACAGGGCAATCACCAACACAGCGTCGACCAGTTCGCCAGCGTGTTCGCAGGGAACATCTTTGCGGGCGCCGTGCCCCTGTATAGCCCTGGCGCAAGCGCCACCGGCGTCGCCGGGCTGCACGCCCACAACATTTTCGGAGCCGCCACCGGAATCTCTCTTTTCGGTGCAGCGACTGGCATCAGCGTCGTCAGCTCGGGCGGCGACGGGGTGCCCAAGAACTACGCCTTTCCCCATTTCATCAAGTACTGA
- a CDS encoding autotransporter assembly complex protein TamA, producing MVRAVPSLAPAWMPALLFAGSLLLQGCSLLPTRNSTEADAVPAPVTGTAPKTGGDAFTVDVRAPAPVHDYLVRNLEIQRYRALSDLGASELSRLMVAAEANARELLGTLGYFTPTLTLELKETPGGKAPRKVTITVEPGEQTRVSTVQIGFSGPIADDTASQAQRDAIRTGWTLRAGQPFSQQAWDNAKAAALRNLTAKRYPTGSLLSSRADIDADRSEARLGVTYVSGPSYRFGPLEVHGSQRYDADGARRIARVPTGTDYDQQKLLDAQQRLASSGYYDSVFLTLDTEGNNPLWAPVIAQVREAPLQKVVLGAGFTTDSGPRLSVDHIHNQLPLLGWRAVSKLSLDRETQSLGTDWNAIPDDKGWRPFVSGLLKSETSGSYKVDSGRLRGGIGRSSDHIDRSYFLQYDYAQNHGIDAPPSASALSINWNWTARYFDDAAAPTHGHGLALELGTGYTLTGPRLPFTRAYGRWVGIFPFGSVQGDDGTQARQGRIQLRAEGGAVFAKDAAQIPSTLMFLTGGDTTVRGYSYRQIGTVRADGQIEAGRYLAVASAEWQRPFVYHGKLTDWESVVFIDAGAVADKPAELQAKVGVGIGARWRSPVGPVQADLAYGVATRRFRLHLRLGFSF from the coding sequence ATGGTCAGGGCGGTACCTTCTCTTGCGCCGGCGTGGATGCCGGCGTTGCTTTTTGCGGGCAGCCTTCTCTTGCAGGGCTGCAGTCTGCTGCCGACCAGGAATTCGACAGAAGCCGATGCCGTTCCGGCGCCGGTCACCGGTACCGCCCCGAAGACCGGCGGCGATGCCTTCACGGTGGACGTGCGCGCGCCTGCTCCGGTGCACGACTATCTGGTGCGCAACCTCGAGATCCAGCGCTACCGCGCGTTGAGCGACCTGGGCGCATCGGAGCTTTCGCGCCTGATGGTCGCCGCCGAGGCGAATGCGCGCGAGCTGCTCGGCACGCTCGGCTACTTCACGCCGACGCTCACCCTCGAGCTGAAGGAAACGCCCGGAGGCAAGGCGCCGCGCAAGGTGACGATCACCGTCGAACCCGGCGAACAGACGCGCGTGAGCACTGTGCAGATCGGCTTCAGCGGTCCCATCGCCGACGATACGGCCTCCCAGGCGCAGCGCGACGCCATCCGCACCGGGTGGACGCTGCGCGCGGGCCAGCCTTTCAGCCAGCAGGCCTGGGACAACGCCAAGGCCGCCGCCCTGCGCAACCTGACGGCCAAGCGCTATCCGACCGGCAGCCTGTTGTCGAGCCGCGCCGACATCGACGCCGACCGCAGCGAAGCCAGGCTGGGCGTCACCTACGTCTCCGGACCGTCCTATCGCTTCGGCCCGCTGGAAGTGCATGGGAGCCAGCGCTACGACGCCGACGGCGCGCGCCGCATCGCGCGCGTGCCCACCGGCACCGACTACGACCAGCAGAAACTGCTCGATGCGCAGCAGCGCCTGGCCAGCAGCGGCTACTACGACTCCGTCTTCCTGACGCTCGACACCGAAGGCAACAACCCCCTGTGGGCGCCCGTCATCGCCCAGGTGCGCGAGGCGCCGCTGCAGAAGGTGGTGCTCGGCGCCGGCTTCACGACCGACAGCGGACCGCGACTGTCGGTCGATCACATCCACAACCAGCTGCCGCTGCTCGGATGGCGCGCCGTATCCAAGCTGTCGCTCGACCGCGAGACGCAGTCGCTCGGCACCGACTGGAATGCGATCCCCGACGACAAGGGCTGGCGCCCGTTCGTGTCGGGCTTGCTGAAGAGCGAGACCTCCGGCAGCTACAAGGTCGACAGCGGCCGGCTGCGCGGCGGCATCGGCAGGAGCAGCGACCACATCGACCGCAGCTACTTCCTGCAGTACGACTACGCCCAGAACCACGGCATCGACGCACCGCCGTCGGCCTCCGCGCTGAGCATCAACTGGAACTGGACCGCGCGCTATTTCGACGATGCAGCCGCGCCCACCCACGGCCACGGCCTGGCGCTGGAACTCGGCACCGGCTACACGCTGACCGGCCCACGCCTGCCGTTCACGCGCGCCTACGGACGCTGGGTCGGCATCTTTCCGTTCGGCAGCGTGCAGGGCGACGACGGCACGCAGGCCCGCCAGGGCCGCATCCAGCTGCGCGCCGAGGGCGGCGCGGTGTTCGCCAAGGACGCTGCGCAGATTCCGTCGACCCTGATGTTCCTCACGGGTGGCGACACCACGGTGCGCGGCTACAGCTACCGGCAGATCGGCACTGTGCGGGCCGACGGCCAGATCGAGGCCGGCCGCTACCTTGCAGTGGCCAGCGCCGAATGGCAGCGGCCCTTCGTGTACCACGGCAAGCTCACCGACTGGGAGAGCGTCGTGTTCATCGACGCCGGCGCCGTGGCCGACAAGCCGGCCGAACTCCAGGCCAAGGTGGGTGTCGGCATCGGCGCGCGCTGGCGCAGCCCGGTGGGACCGGTGCAGGCCGACCTGGCCTACGGCGTGGCGACGAGGCGCTTCAGATTGCACCTGCGCCTGGGCTTTTCCTTCTGA
- a CDS encoding phage adaptor protein: MAFASYVDLQASVQAWLARSDALVINRIPDFIRLGEERIGRKLRVSGMVQITTLTIVAGQNWVALPTDWLAFERIDSATRSRIEYMSPDALADLPKSGDDSKYSIEGGRLLYGVTPIADTVLNVRYYQRPPFLASASSTWLLTASPSLYLYAALAEASLFLKSPDEASRWGQMFEKTLAEMKGADEGAMISGSRLRMRPR, encoded by the coding sequence ATGGCATTCGCTTCCTACGTCGACCTGCAGGCCAGCGTACAGGCGTGGCTTGCGCGCAGCGACGCGCTGGTGATCAACCGGATCCCCGACTTCATCCGCCTGGGCGAAGAGCGCATCGGCCGCAAGCTGCGCGTGAGCGGCATGGTGCAGATCACGACGCTCACGATCGTTGCCGGCCAAAACTGGGTCGCACTGCCGACTGACTGGCTCGCTTTCGAGCGGATCGACAGCGCGACGCGATCGCGCATCGAGTACATGTCGCCCGACGCGCTCGCCGATCTGCCCAAGAGTGGCGACGACTCGAAGTACAGCATCGAGGGCGGCCGGCTGCTCTACGGCGTGACGCCGATCGCCGATACCGTGCTCAACGTGCGCTACTACCAGCGGCCGCCTTTCCTCGCATCGGCGAGCTCGACATGGCTGCTGACCGCCTCGCCGAGCCTGTACCTGTACGCGGCGCTGGCCGAGGCGTCGCTGTTCCTGAAGAGCCCGGACGAGGCCTCGCGCTGGGGCCAGATGTTCGAGAAGACCCTGGCCGAGATGAAGGGCGCCGACGAGGGCGCCATGATCAGCGGCAGCCGCTTGAGGATGCGCCCGCGATGA